GACCTGCTCTGGACTTTCTAAATTAATAAAATTTGCACTCACACGAATTTTATTTGGTCCAAGGTTCTTTTCTGAGCATATTTGATCAAAGAGTTCATTCCTTTTTAGGTgtattttctttgtaaaGACGTAAAAATTCTGTCTAAAGGCAGAGATATTCAATTGAcgttttgaacttctggcCTTATTTATTAATTGAGattctttgaagatctgATACATAGGAATTCCTCTATCTGAAAGTTCAGTGCGTGGATGATAATTGAATTTTTACGTTTAGCTTCGGTATTTGAGCAGTCTGGTGTCAACTTGCCTAGCAATCGTTGACCCTCAGTAATAGTTAGCATGATTCGGAATGCTTTTAGTGCAAGCAGCCATTCATGGTGATAAAAAAAGGTTCTGTATTCTATTTTGCATCAAACGTTCTTCTACGTTGGGTTTTTAAGTTAACATGCTCAAGAGCGTTGGTAGGGCTGATAGAAGAACTGAGCTGACAACTTTAGGAAAAAATAGCGTTCTTTATGTTTGGCAGTTGCTTTATTtaaaaagcttctgaagcttcCACTTGGAAAAATGTTATGCCTGCCTTCgaagtttcttcaaaaatcctGCTAAACCTTCCCATTATGCCTTCCAAACCTCTCAAAAAAACTCCTAAGGTTTATGTTACAAGTTTAGTACAAAGAACCAGATTGCAAGAATACCAGCCCTTCACTAACCCCATCCTCAGCTGTCTTGAACTCAATTTTAtgaagcttgaaaattgTTTGCAGAATTGTATGCTGTCTCGAAAATTAGGGGCTTTGCGCTTTAGTAAGTGATGCAATGTTCCAAGGGGTCAAATTAGACTCAAGCTTGATATTATTTTGTAAAACGAGAAGCAAATACACTATGAAGACCGATTATGCGCATATTGGGGAAACCTCGGCAAAGAGTCtctattttcaagaaatgcCTATTAAGGCAGCCCAAACTTGATCAGGAACGTGTTTAGATGGAAAGACGGCCTTTGCTATTAGTAGATTTTAAAAGACACTAAAGGATATCAGCTTTGAGGTTATTAATTATATAAGAAGAAGGAATATTGTGCTAAAGTTAAATTGTCAACCACAGTAATTGTTGTCGCTCTGCGCGTGGGGTTCCTAGCTACCATGTTCCTTGAACAAGGTCCAAAGTAAAGCTGCAGACAGTCAGGTCTCGGAATTCTTGACCGCCTTTTTGCTGATAAgtattttctttgacaagCAGTTCTCGTTTGGAATTTGCTAGAATTTAGCATTTATCAAAATGAATAGAAAGTTGactctcaaaaattccCGATCGGTCCTCCTTTAAGTTAGAGGATCTTTAGAATTGTCACCTGATAAAGGTCCCGAGGCTCAATCGAAGGGTTTTAAAAAGTGGCAATGTTAATGAGCTACAAGTTGTGAAAAAAAGTCATACTTATGATCACCGATCAAGTTTTCGTCTTGATAATTCCTTATAACCTGTACACACAAAGACAAGGGTCTATTCAGGTGGACCCGTCAATCTCATAAAACATAACTTGTTTAGTCTGAAGTTCTATCATGAGTTCTATCACTTAGTTTCTCCATTAGTTAGATGCTATCACTGTAACAATTTGATATTAATATATAGTTAGCCATAGCCCGTATAATTTTCTTTTCGAATGTCACTTGAGAAACTTAATCGAGCCTGCTGGCTCCAAGGTCTATCACACAGTTTTAGTTATCATTCAGGGCCATATTGAGTAAAGTTTTGTTCCTTaactctttttctttgttggcCTGTGTGTATTTTTCTTGGTATTCAGTTCGCTGTTCCACGCACGTTATGAAAAATTGTTTCCACAAAAAATTCACAACACAGCCGGGGTTGCATCTTAAATGATGAAAAATACAAGGGATATTGAGGCTTGGAATCATAATTCAGGATCGTGACTTTAAATACTtccattttcaaagatcaATATGGTTGAAAAATAAGATTAAGAATGTAACGACAAATGCTGCTAGAATAATATCGAGCCTACTCCTCGCTTCTCTCACTATAAATTAGGGTTCTATTGCAGGCTAAAAACTAATATCACTAATTGTCAGTACCAAAAGTATACTTTAGGGTCAGGAACAGGCCTTTAAAACGCTCTGCTCACACGTTTCTtagttgaaaaaaaactgaaatCGATAGATGTGCGCGGTATTTGTATTGATTATTTAGGTTTTCCTGATCTCAAATGGTCCTAGAAGCTTGAAGGCCTTTTATTACAGATCGCGGTTTGTACTCACTTTTTTTATAAATATATGCATTAATACCAGGACGAACTTTTTAATGAATAACGTTTCATGAAGCAATAAGTAGAAAATGTTTCTAATGGCACCGAGAGCTGAAATAATAACTCAAAAACCTTTATTTCACCATCAACGTTCATCGATGGCGAGAGTCTTGAATCAAAAAATTACTTTTCTCCGCAAAAACGTGCCAAATTGAACCTCTTAGCCCTGTCTTTGGTCTCACAGCAATTTGTGTGGGCAAGATTTTCGATACTACTGAGCCATTCTTGGCTTCTGAACACAATTTCTGCCCTTGCTTTGATCAGGATCTTTACAGTCTGTACAATATTCTGACTGTGTTGCATGATGTCACCCTTTGCTATACATTGCGACTTGCTGGCACATTACATCGCTGCCTCTTTATAATTTTATTTCATGAATATGACACTAACTTCAGAGTCGCAGCTTAAATGGCCTCTTTCAAGGTGACTGGAGCACCCTGTCTGTCTGGTGCCCAAAGTTAAGCCCAGATTAAGGATTTGTTTTATAAACTCCGGCAATAATCTTCAGTTTTGTGGTTTTCTCTTGCGATCAAATGACTGGCGGTTGTTGTTTCCACCCGCTAGTCTTAAGATGAACGCTTTTAAATGGCGGTAAAAGTGCCCGGAGTGTTAAGAACGTTGATCATAATACTTAGTGACCCTGTTGAAATTAGGTACGTATCTTATTAAAAAGGCGCGTAGGCGTGTGAAATGGCGTATGAATGCCCTATGCCGTAAAATAAATATTTTGACTCTCGGGATCTAGAAAATGGTCTGCGTTTCTTAGGGAAATAGGCTCTTCgtttttaacaaaaacatgGTGATATTTTTGTATTGGTACGTTGGCGATAAATCATTTGGGGAAAGTAACACAATATGGTGGAGGTGTTCAGCGAGGTTGTTCTATATTTTTCTTAGCCTCATGCAAAAAATGCCTCTTACGTTCAAAGTAGCAACAAGGCTATCATTAAGCATGATTTGAAGCCAAAATACGGCGCTGTTGCAAGCTGAATTTTTATGTTGTGATGTCAATGTGTAGATGTATTCTCAGTAAATGAGCACATCACAATATTTGCGCTAGAGTTCAAATAcagcagaaacaaagaTTTAGGCAAAGCTCGTTgattctttttttctcatcttcttcaaccttgtAATTTTATTGCGCATAGTACCACGCATAGCTACATTTAATTTCGATAAAATATCTTTAATGACGTCGAACCAAAAGCAAGGCTCTAAATCTAAAGACTGTATGCTTTGTACTCATCAAACGTTGGACAATTACAAAGGTATAGCACATTCATTCAACAGCTCTTCTGACTTGCTTATGTATTTCTCAATATAAGAGTTTGTAAAACCCTTGGACAGGACAGCAGTACCATTGCTATCGAAAAAAGCGGGACTTTGATTATCCAACTCTGTAGCAACCATCATTGGAGCAATCTTGCTAGCATAGTTTTCTGAACTTTGGAACAAAAAGCCAATGATGCCCTCGATAACCCAGGATTTAAAGCTGCCAGCACCTAAGAAATTGTCGCGGATAGTTGTCTTTATCAGGCCTGGGTTGAGGCCATACACGCCAACGCCAGGATATCGTCTCGCTGTGTCAAACACAAGAGTCTCGTTACCTGCCACGGTGGACATGTGAGTTTTCATTCCATTGTATTTCCCAGTGGAGTTGAGGTCGTCGGGTGTCCCCATTTCACCCTGGCAAGGAAACCCAAATATAAAGACTCTAGGTCTTGTAagaaattttgaatttgctTTTTCTAGCGCAGGTAAAAGATTGCGGATGATCACCAGTCTGCTGAGATAGCTTACAGCAACGTCGCGTTCTAAACCTTCAACGGTCTCCTCGCGCGTTGGAGCTGCCAGTATACCAGCCGTGAATATTACGACGTCCAAGGAATATTGTGCAAGCTTCTTCGCCACACGTTTAGCTTCAGACATCAATTCCAAGTCTGCTTTGATAAATTGAATATTCGCCAAATCGTGATCTCTGAAAGTTCGAcccacaacaacaacttcgGCCTCTCTGCTCTGGAATAGTCGAGCTAAGCTCTGACCTATTCCTGAGGTACCTCCAACGATTGCAACCTTTAGATTCTTAAGCTTGAGCTGGCTCGCGGGGACATTGGTCCAAACCAACTCTTTATTTTCTTGTGCTCTATCAATTTTCAAGCCCAAACCCATTGTATCTTTTTTGCTGTTCTTGCAGCTCTTTCTGTTTTCACTGTGTTTCCTGTTCCCCTGAAACGACTTTTACAATTTCGATACAATAGCAGTGGTCTCCgcttttctgcttctgccAAAACAGGAGCGTATTATATAGCAGAATGTTTCATTTCTAACGTAGTACAGCCATTAGTCATGCGGTGTAGCAAGCGGAAGATTTCAATAAACTTaaagagaagttcagcCGCTCCACTCCAACACTGAACTTTTTTCATTCacccccccccccccccaATTTTGCGTTTAGCAATTTCATAATTTGTCATCGATAAAACTTTAAAGGGGGGTTGCAACGTGTCTATTAAAAATCGGAGTTGAGCAGGTAGTTCTTTACGACATACACCCCTAAATTAACGCTTAGTCggagctttttttgtcaGATTATAGTCAAATCACTGatgtgtgatagtgccaagttgcataatgacacattggtatgaaatgatatggcatatggacatatcataatGGAAATCTTggccaaggaatttgagaccctttcgaaCAACGAACCAGGCTCGCTTCAATAAACCTAAACCCAGAAATCATGTTTACACCTGGATGACCTGTTTAAGTCTCAAGATCTAAATCCTGAGTAAGAGAAAGGGCAAGCTGTTTTGTACCATCCCCCACGAAACAGTTTTCTGATCTTATATAGAAAGCCTGGCGAACGGGTTTGGCAACCTTCCAACCAAAGGTCTagaccttcttcatcagtttctttttttgatgaatatTCAAGTTGTATTAGGGTTGTGAGTCAAGCTCCAAtgactttcaagagctcagTAAATTTCAAGGATTTTGAATTCAACCCGAAAGATAGCAAAGTGGCTCTAAAATTCTGTGTCTTCCCCGACTAACTCAAATTTATTCACTAATTGAGTTTCAGGAAAATGCTTGATCTGGTTGATGAAGGCCTACTTGCATATAATTGTCTGCTCTACTAAGATTACTCTTGAGTTATTATTATGTCATCGCTTTGATAATCACATACGGCcagttcttcagcagttgTAATCGAAAGGGGATGGGCGGGTTTgagccaagaagcaaacAATACCATCCTCATTACAATTGAAAACGCCCTTTAGACTGCGAGGATATTTTCGATTTAACCGCGCTAGCTAAGTACATCAGGTTACGTTGCAGGAGTCCCTAAGTAGCCACACTTGTGGCTCGAAGAGAAGGCCTAAAAACTATTTTCCATTCCACTGCCAAGCTAGGTGGAAATGCCACTCTGTGGGTACCTGCAGTTGAAGAGTAGTTCCTATataaagaacttggaaagAATGCGATTTCAGAAAGAAAGGCAGCTAAATAAACGAACAAGGCTTCATGACAATGCATCAATATTGGAACACAACAAAGCCAGACAAGGATTGCTCCTCCCATAAGACACCAAAAACGGCCCATCCAATTACAGTGAACGCAAATGAGGCGGTTGCACGCAGATTACCTTTCTCAGACACACGAGACTTTGACGATGCCACGAAAGGTTTCATCGGCACTATTCCAGATGCTGTTGTACTTAATCAAAATGGACAGCAGGTCTGGAGCATGAAAAAATATGATTTTCTACAAACAAGCCGTTCACCGGACACCGTTAATCCCAGCCTTTGGAGGATGGCAAGACTCAATGCAATTCATGGACTCTTTAAGGTAACTGAGCGAGTATATCAAATAAGAGGATTTGATATTGCTAACATGACAGTGATTGAGGGCGATACATCTCTAATTATTATAGATCCGCTGTTTACAGTTGAGACAGCCCGCGCGTCACTGACCCTTTACTACAAGCATCGTCCCAAGAAACCTGTGTCTACAGTCATATACACGCACAGCCATTCTGATCATTACGGTGGTGTAAAAGGAGTCATAAACGAAGCTGATgttcaaacaaaaaaagttcaagtGGTTGCACCTTCGGGGTTTATGGAGAGCGTAGTGAGCGAAACATTTCTCGCTGGAAACGCAATGAAACGCCGCTCCCACTTTCAGTTTGGTATGTCACTTCCTGCTGGAGTCCAGGGGTTTGTTGATTCGGGAATAGGAAAAGCTGCTGCATTGGGAACCGTAACGCTGGTTGCATCCACAATCAATATCGAAAATAACCTCGAAACACTTGTGTTTGACGGCGTCAAGTTCACTTTCCAGCTTGCTCCAGGATCGGAAGCTCCATCTGAGATGCTAATCCACCTTCCACAGTTCCAAGTTCTGAATATGGCAGAAGACGTCACCCACCATATGCATAACCTCTATGCTATCCGGGGAGTCGAAGTGCGAGACGCAAACAAATGGTCGAAATATATCGATTCCGCACGCGTCAATTTTGGCGAAAAGAGCGATATACTGATTGCTCAGCACCATTGGCCTACGTTCGGACGGGTGAATGTGAACAATATGTTAAGGAAGCAACGCGACATGTACAAATTCATCCATGATCAAACGCTTCGCCTCGTGAACCATGGATATACTAGTAAAGACATCGCGGAAATATTACACATGCCTAGTAGTATCTCCGGGGAATGGTCTACCCGCGGCTACTACGGTACACTAAGCCACAACT
The Lachancea thermotolerans CBS 6340 chromosome G complete sequence genome window above contains:
- a CDS encoding KLTH0G19734p (no similarity), with protein sequence MPAFEVSSKILLNLPIMPSKPLKKTPKVYVTSLVQRTRLQEYQPFTNPILSCLELNFMKLENCLQNCMLSRKLGALRFSK
- a CDS encoding KLTH0G19756p (similar to uniprot|P34251 Saccharomyces cerevisiae YKL107W Hypothetical ORF), producing the protein MGLGLKIDRAQENKELVWTNVPASQLKLKNLKVAIVGGTSGIGQSLARLFQSREAEVVVVGRTFRDHDLANIQFIKADLELMSEAKRVAKKLAQYSLDVVIFTAGILAAPTREETVEGLERDVAVSYLSRLVIIRNLLPALEKANSKFLTRPRVFIFGFPCQGEMGTPDDLNSTGKYNGMKTHMSTVAGNETLVFDTARRYPGVGVYGLNPGLIKTTIRDNFLGAGSFKSWVIEGIIGFLFQSSENYASKIAPMMVATELDNQSPAFFDSNGTAVLSKGFTNSYIEKYISKSEELLNECAIPL
- the BDS1 gene encoding sulfuric ester hydrolase (similar to uniprot|Q08347 Saccharomyces cerevisiae YOL164W BDS1 Bacterially-derived sulfatase required for use of alkyl- and aryl-sulfates as sulfur sources), translated to MTMHQYWNTTKPDKDCSSHKTPKTAHPITVNANEAVARRLPFSDTRDFDDATKGFIGTIPDAVVLNQNGQQVWSMKKYDFLQTSRSPDTVNPSLWRMARLNAIHGLFKVTERVYQIRGFDIANMTVIEGDTSLIIIDPLFTVETARASLTLYYKHRPKKPVSTVIYTHSHSDHYGGVKGVINEADVQTKKVQVVAPSGFMESVVSETFLAGNAMKRRSHFQFGMSLPAGVQGFVDSGIGKAAALGTVTLVASTINIENNLETLVFDGVKFTFQLAPGSEAPSEMLIHLPQFQVLNMAEDVTHHMHNLYAIRGVEVRDANKWSKYIDSARVNFGEKSDILIAQHHWPTFGRVNVNNMLRKQRDMYKFIHDQTLRLVNHGYTSKDIAEILHMPSSISGEWSTRGYYGTLSHNSKAVYQKYMGWYDANPANLNPLPPVAESKKIVEYMGGAEAVLKRAHDDYAKGEFRWVASVTSKAVYANPGNIAARELCADALEQLGYQSEASTWRNAYLLGSLELRHGPQRMPVSAKRATISAVSNELMFDYLAIRVNATNAEGKHIILNWNFTDSKEQFVVTLENCALTNIHGSSAEADATVNLDRPTLNSILASKITTLEAQNKRKLVIEGNKASLDLLISLLDEFDELFPIVEPRV